CTTTTGGACGATTCCATTGGTTCTTTGATTTGTAAGGAAGAATAAGAGAGGTCGAGGTGTCTTTTTCCCTAACATTCCTAGTTTCAGAAGCAGACAAAAAAATGGAGTCTCTAGTTGAAGAGTTTCGTCAAGATATTGCGGCAACGCATGCAGGAAGGGCTAGCCCAGGGCTGGTTGAAAATGTTTCTGTGGAAGCTTATGGGACTACCATGCCTATCAAAGAGCTGGCGATTATTTCTATCCCTGACGCGAGGAGTATCCTTATTTCCCCGTTTGATGCAAATAATACCTCTGCTATCTGTAAAGGGATTTTAGCTGCGAATATTAACCTAAATCCTCAAGCTGAGGGTTCCACCATCCGAGTAATTATTCCGGAGATCAGTGCTTCTTTTCGAGAGAGTATGATTAAGCTCGTCCGACGCAAAGGAGAAGATGCCAAAATCGCTGTAAGAAATATTCGTAGAGACGCTAATACTGCTGTCAAGGCGGTCACCGGTGTCGGAGAGGATGAACTAGAAAATGCTGAAAAAAAAATCCAGGACTCGACCAATTCCTATTGCAAAGTAATAGATAGTGTTGTCAAAGCCAAAGAAACGGATTTGATGACTATTTAGTCTTTATCTTGGGCTTTTTACCACAAACTGGTGTCCTCCTCCAAAAAAAGATCTTTTCCGTCCCTAATGGGAAGCCCTGGCGATCCGTCATATGATTCTAGGATTTCTTCAGATCTGATGTCGAAGAGCTCTGCATACCTTCTTAAGAAAGGCATGCTGCTCTGGATTTCAGAAAAGTTTAAAACAAATCTCATCCAGTTTTCTTGAGATACTTCAAAGCCCGGATATAGAGCTTTGCTTAGCTTGGCGTACGAGTGCCAGGACAAACAAAGTGTGTAAAATTCTTCCCATCGCATCATCAGAGTCTTTAACACCCGTAAATCAAACTCCAAAGGCAAAGAAGCTAGCATTCTGGCTTGCCGACCTTTGAAAATTTCAACGCTAGAAAGAAACCTGGGATAAGTAAACAATAACGAAGGCTTTTCCTTCCCCAATTTTTTTACATACTGGACAAATCGAACAACTCTACACTCCTTATGAAATTCCTGCTTGTATATCAATAAGGCTTCTGGATACACCGCCCGAAGCCAATCTTCTAATTCCAAGAAAAAAGATTCAAAAGAGTCGTTAGCACAAAGGTAATTACGCTGATCTAAAAACTCTTCATAACTGCTCTCCTCTTCACCCGGAGATGCCTCGCAGAAAATAGAAGCCCAATCTTTAATTTCAGCCGTAGTACAATACGAAAGCAATACTAAAAAGAATTCTCTCTCTAACCTATCTTGAAGAGTGGAAATTGGATATTGAGGAATCTGAACTCTTCCAATGAGATTCTGTGCCCATACTCCAATGAAAACCCCTGACAAAGCATCTTTAATCTGCATCTTATTAGCAAAATACTTCGTCAAATAAGGACTCTTGAAATCCACATGTTCGTTCTTCACCAGTTCCAAAAAATTCTGAAATTCATCTTGTTCCTGAGCAACTTCAAGATGTTCTAGACGCACAATGTCTTTAGATAAGACAAAAAATAAAACAACAAACGAAACCGAAGATACAAACCCTGTGGAAGCCATGACTAGACCCGGAAGGCAAGGAATAACGCCAAGAAAACCTAGTATCATAACAACGATAGACACCACAGACAATATGGATGCCATAGCAACTGAGGGAACAACCAGGGACGACAATACTTTCTTCGTTGGAGGAGATCCTTCCGAAAGTGGTTCGCTGCTGACTCCCATGTTGTGTATGTGATGTACATTTATCATTGAATCTCTGAAACTAAAAAAGGACCCACCGCAGGACACCAGACAAAGCACCCACGCCCAGCAACAAAAAATCTTTCTGTTGAATAAAGGTCTACGCAAACTTTTCTTGAAAACAAGAAAAAAATCTTTTAACAGAAAAAATATTTCTCGTAAATAAATAGAAATGTTTGCCCTAAAGAGGGAAAACAAGTAGAATCCCTCCTTGTTTCAGTCTGGTACTGGCCCCATCGTCTAGCCTGGCCCAGGACATCGGATTTTCATTCCGGTAACAGGGGTTCGAATCCCCTTGGGGTCAACACAGTCGTTCTGTTTACGAGGAGTGTGTTCGGGTCTTTAGCTCAGCGGTTAGAGCACCTCACTTTTAATGAGGGGGTCGAAGGTTCAAATCCTTCAAGACCCAAACATCTTTTTTCTTCGTTTCAAAAAAGAATCCTGTAGATTGTTTTTTTTCACCTTCATGAGTAGAATCCGGAAAGTGGTCTGCTCTCGAAGGATCTTATGGATACAGGTGCTGCTAACCCCCCGAAATGTTATCTCTGTCAAAATACTGCTACACGCTGTTTTACAATCGTAGATAAAGAAAAAACGGTGCGCTCTTACGTGTGTGCTGACTGTCCTTCTCCAGGTCATTACCGAACACATCAATTACAATCTCAGGAAAATCGTGACAGTCCCAAAATCCATCTTGAATGTGGAAACTGCGGAACTACATGGAATCAAAATGCACAAAAATTGTTAATGGGATGTCCTCAGTGCTACGAAAATTTTAAAAGCGCTTTGACGGCTCGTTTCACCAAAACTATGTCTCCTTTTTTCCAAAAAGAGCATCTAGAAACTCTTCATCCAGGAAGAAAGCCTGGTCAAGCTTTTATCACTAGCCCAATGATTAAATTGATAGCACTTAACGAAGCGTTAAAAGACACTTTAGAAAAAGAGGATTATGAACAAGCTGCTCTCTTAAGAGATCAAATCAATCAAATAAAAAACCAAAATTCCCATGAGTGATTGTAATACAACAACTTTTCAAGAATTCTTACAGCAAAAACAAATACAAACTTACAATCCTATTTGGTTTGCTTCAACTCTTTCTTTATCCAGAAACTTGTCTTCTTTCTCTTTTCCCCACAATCTGGACAAAGAACAGCGTTGCGATATCCTAAAATTAGTATCCTCTGCCATCCAAGACACTACTACACTAGGAAGAGCCCAAACGATTTCTGCGAAGGAAACCGCTCCAAAATATAAGGAGTTCTTACACGAGCATTTCCTCTGTCCCCACGATAACCAAGAATATTCAGAGGGACAAGCCTTCGTAACTTCCCCTACAGAAAACGCCTTAGCAGGCATCAATTTTGATGATCACTTGTTTCTGTATCTTATAGATTTTTCCACGGATCCGGAAACGAGTTGGAACAAATTAGTATCCCTAGAGACGTCCTTACAAAAAAAACTATCTTTTGCTTTTTCCAACAATTTTGGCTTTCTCACAGCTGACCCGGAACGTTGCGGAACAGCTTTTTCTTATAAAGCCTACCTTCACCTACCAGCTCTTTTATACACAAAAAATTCCGAGCCTTTTCTCGATGAAAATTCCGAAATCTCTTTCGAGAGCTTTCTTCAAGGAACGAAGCCTTTCCCTGGAAATATTGTAACCATTTCAAACCTTTACACCCTTGGATTAACAGAAGAAAATATCCTTTCTTCGATCCGTCTATGGGCATCTAAACTTTCTGTAGCAGAGGCAACGGCCAGAAAAAAATTACTTAGTGAACATAATGAAGCCCTATCAGATACCTTATCTCGCTCTATAGGATTACTTAAACATTCTGTTCTCTTAGAGCTGGAGGAAACTTTAAATGCTTTAAGCTGGATACAACTGGGTATCGATTTAGGAAAAATTAGAAGCTCCAAAACTTCTTGGATTCCTTTGTTCTGGACTGTTAGAAGAGCCCATTTAACCCTCTACAAAGACTTCCAAAACCTTCCCGAAGTGAAATATGAGGACATCCCCAAAATAAGAGCCGATTACATAAAAACCTTTGTAAACGGCCTCACCCTTGCGTAAATGCCCAAAGCCGGGCTTGAACCGACGACCTACGCGTTACGAATGCGTTGCTCTACCAACTGAGCTATTCGGGCTTGCGAGTAATCATAAAATCTAATTATCTTGTTGGCAAGGAAATGATGCTTCTGTAGCCCCTTACACAATAGAGGGGGTTATACATCTATTAGGCTTTTCTTATAGAAAAGCCTAGCCTCGAAGCCCACGCTCTCTCTTTACGCGCGGGCTTCTTCGGCGACTACGTCTTCAATAGACTCCTTAAAACCGATGTACCCAATACTTTCAAGATGGCTATTCAGCCTACGAATGCAAATAGCAATACGGATTTAGCCAGTGGAGAAGAAACTCTAACTTCTTCAAAACCTAGAGAAAATGTAGCTCTTCACAAAAACATGACGCGATCTGAGCTTTATACCAATGCAGGCTACCTTGCTCTTAACATCTGGGATCGCTTCGATGTCTTCTGTACCCTAGGCACCACTAACGCCTATATCAAAGGATCTTCTAATGCCTTCAACCTTATAGGATTATTAGGTGCACAAGCCAATGGCACAAATTTACCCAACGTTTCCATCGGAAATGCCTTTGTAGAGCTTTACACTGACGCAGAGTTTTCTTGGAGTATCGGAGCTAGAGGTGCTCTTTGGGAATGCGGGTGCGCTACACTAGGTGCTGAATTTCAATACGCTCAAGCGAAACCCGAAATCTCTCAAATCAATGTCGTCTCTAACGTCGCTCAATTCTCTATCGCCCACCCTAAAGGCTTCGTTGGAGATCTAGCTAAATTGCCGCTGACATCTGACAAAACTAAAGCGAAATCCTTAACGGCAGACTATAACGAGTGGCAAGTAGGATTGGCTTTAGCTTATAGACTCAACTTTATCTCTCCTTACGTCGGTATCAAATGGTCCAGAGCTAAAATCGACTTCGATGGCGCTTATATCGCTCAACCCGAATTGCCTGCAAAAATATTGGACTTAGTTACTTGGAATCCTACTCTTGGCGGAGTTGCTGCATCTATAGCTGCAAATAAAGATGTTTTAGGAGACGTATCCGTCACCTTGAATAAATTGAAGGTTAAAGGATTAGACCCTCTATACAATAGAGGATCTTATACATCTATTAGGCTTTTCTGCAAGAAAAGCCTAACCTCGAAGCCCACGCTCTCTTTACGCGCGGGCTTCTTCGGCGACTACGTCTTCAATAGACTCCTTAAAACCGATGTGCCTGCCCAATTCCAAGGAATGGCTGCTATGGTGTCTGGGGGCACTGTTTCTAATGCTACTACTCCCGTCTCCAGAGCAAATATAGCTACACACAAAAATATGACGCAGTCCGAGCTCTATACCAATGCAGGCTACCTCGCTCTCAATATCTGGGATCGTTTTGATGTCTTCTGTACCCTGGGCACCACTAATGCCTACATCAAAGGCTCTTCAGCTGCTTTTAACCTTATTGGACTCATAGGGAAAGCTGCTGATCCCGGCAATGCTCTTGATGCCAGCAAAACTAGGCCTAATGCAAACATTGCTAATGCTTTTGTAGAGCTCTACACAGATGCTGAATTCTCTTGGAGTATCGGCGCTAGAGGCGCTCTCTGGGAGTGCGGGTGTGCTACTTTAGGGGCGGAATTCCAATATGCTCAAGCCAAACCCGAAATCTCCCAGATCAATGTCGTCTCTAACGTCGCTCAGTTCTCTATCGCTCATCCCAAAGGTTTCATCGGAGAAGACGCTAAACTTCCCCTTCCCTACCTGACTACAGAAAAATCTCCAGACATGAGTAAAACAAAATCTTTATCAGCAAATTATAACGAATGGCAAATAGGACTGGCTCTAGCTTATAGACTTAACTTCATCTCGCCTTATGTCGGTATCAAGTGGTCCAGAGCTAAAATCGACTTCGATGGCGCTTATATCGCCCAACCTCAACTAACAGAAGCTGAGGAAAAATTAGACATGCAGACTTGGAATCCTACTCTCTTTGGAACAAAGGCAACTGGAGCTGCTGACGAAGATGTATTAACTCAAGTATCCGTCACCTTGAATAAATTGAAGTCTAGAAAATCTAAAGGGTTAGACCCTCTATACAATAGAGGGTCTTATACATCTATTAGGCTTTTCTTATAGAAAAGCCTAGCCTCGAAGCCCACGCTCTCTCTTTACGCGCGGGCTTCTTCGGCGACTACGTCTTCAATAGACTCCTTAAAACCGATGTACCCAATACCTTCAATATGTCTACCCAAAATACAGATACCACAGCTTCCACAACCTCTACACCAAGAGAGAACGTAGCCTTGCATAAAAATATGACACAATCTGAGCTCTATACCAATGCAGGCTACCTCGCTCTCAATATCTGGGATCGCTTCGATGTCTTCTGTACCCTAGGTACCACTAACGCTTACATCAAAGGATCTTCGGCTGCTTTTAATCTAATTGGATTAATTGGAGATACTAGCGCTAGCACAGCTGAACAAGCCGTGCCTAATGTTTCTATTGGAAATGCCTTCGTAGAACTCTACACAGATGCTGAGTTTTCTTGGAGTATCGGCGCTAGAGGCGCTCTCTGGGAGTGCGGATGTGCTACTTTAGGGGCGGAATTCCAATATGCTCAAGCCAAACCCGAAATCTCCCAAATCAACGTCGTCTCCAACGTTGCTCAATTCTCTATCGCTCATCCTAAAGGCTTCGTCGGAGATTTAGCTAAACTGCCTCTACCTACACTTTCCGGTAGTGGAAAACCTTCAGACCTGTCCAAAGCTAAATCTGCGATAGCAAACTATAGTGAGTGGCAAGTAGGACTCGCTTTGGCTTATAGACTCAACTTTATCTCTCCTTACGTCGGTATCAAGTGGTCTAGAGCTAAAATCGATTTCGATGGTGCCTATGTTGCCCAGCCTCAACTAGAAACTGCTAAATTAAATCTTCTAACTTGGAACCCTACTTTGGCTGGAGCGGGAACAGTTCCTGGTAGTACAATGCAAGATGTGCTCACTAAAGTATCCGTTACCTTGAATAAATTGAAGGTTAAAGGATTAGACCCTCTATACAATAGAGGATCTTATACATCTATTAGGCTTTTCTGCAAGAAAAGCCTAACCTCGAAGCCCACGCTCTCTTTACGCGCGGGCTTCTTCGGCGACTACGTCTTCAATAGACTCCTTAAAACCGATGTACCCAATACCTTCTTTATGTCAAAGCAAGCAAGTGATGCTGCTTCAAGCAGTTTCACTGGAGAAGATCTTCCCAACATAGCTTTACACAAAAATATGACGCAATCTGAGCTTTATACCAATGCAGGCTACCTCGCTCTCAATATCTGGGATCGCTTCGATGTCTTCTGTACCCTAGGCACTACCAATGCCTACATCAAGGGATCTTCAGCTGCCTTCAACCTCGTGGGTCTTTTGGGAGCCAACGATGCTGATTCTCTGGGCAGTAATGCTGTTCCAAACGCTTCTGTTGGGAACGCTTTTGTAGAACTTTATACCGACGCAGAGTTTTCTTGGAGTGTCGGGGCTAGAGGCGCTCTCTGGGAATGCGGGTGCGCTACTTTAGGGGCGGAATTCCAATATGCTCAAGCCAAACCCGAAATCTCCCAAATCAACGTCGTCTCCAACGTCGCTCAATTCTCTATCGCCCATCCTAAAGGTTTCGTTGGAAGAGACATTAAACTTCCTTTACCAACCAAATCTAGTTCTACTGCCCCAGATTTATCAAAAACAAAATCTGCATCAGTGAATTGTAGCGAGTGGCAAGTAGGGCTAGCTCTGGCTTACAGACTCAACTTTATCTCTCCTTATGTCGGCATCAAGTGGTCTAGAGCTAAAATCGATTTTGATGGCGCTTATATAGCTCAACCCCAGCTAGAAACACAAAAGTTAGACCTCATCACTTGGAACCCTACATTAGCTGGCGATAATTTGACTGCTACAAATGACAATAAAAGTCAGGACGTACTCAAAAAAGTATCCGTTACCTTGAATAAATTGAAGTCTAGAAAGTCTACAGGATTCGTCACCGGAGCTACTTTAATTGATGCTGATAAGTTTATTGTAGAAATGAGATACTT
This sequence is a window from Chlamydiifrater volucris. Protein-coding genes within it:
- a CDS encoding protein arginine kinase yields the protein MSDCNTTTFQEFLQQKQIQTYNPIWFASTLSLSRNLSSFSFPHNLDKEQRCDILKLVSSAIQDTTTLGRAQTISAKETAPKYKEFLHEHFLCPHDNQEYSEGQAFVTSPTENALAGINFDDHLFLYLIDFSTDPETSWNKLVSLETSLQKKLSFAFSNNFGFLTADPERCGTAFSYKAYLHLPALLYTKNSEPFLDENSEISFESFLQGTKPFPGNIVTISNLYTLGLTEENILSSIRLWASKLSVAEATARKKLLSEHNEALSDTLSRSIGLLKHSVLLELEETLNALSWIQLGIDLGKIRSSKTSWIPLFWTVRRAHLTLYKDFQNLPEVKYEDIPKIRADYIKTFVNGLTLA
- a CDS encoding UvrB/UvrC motif-containing protein → MDTGAANPPKCYLCQNTATRCFTIVDKEKTVRSYVCADCPSPGHYRTHQLQSQENRDSPKIHLECGNCGTTWNQNAQKLLMGCPQCYENFKSALTARFTKTMSPFFQKEHLETLHPGRKPGQAFITSPMIKLIALNEALKDTLEKEDYEQAALLRDQINQIKNQNSHE
- the frr gene encoding ribosome recycling factor, with protein sequence MSFSLTFLVSEADKKMESLVEEFRQDIAATHAGRASPGLVENVSVEAYGTTMPIKELAIISIPDARSILISPFDANNTSAICKGILAANINLNPQAEGSTIRVIIPEISASFRESMIKLVRRKGEDAKIAVRNIRRDANTAVKAVTGVGEDELENAEKKIQDSTNSYCKVIDSVVKAKETDLMTI